One genomic window of Arachis stenosperma cultivar V10309 chromosome 10, arast.V10309.gnm1.PFL2, whole genome shotgun sequence includes the following:
- the LOC130957621 gene encoding extensin-like: MKFTQLLFHIIVCFFFLSLVYDTIDATKINNPEVGFNHDFLVGLDHEVPSGPNPIGNRSPPPTRYSFSKDIRLDRTVPSGPNPIHNGLSPPPPPNGPPPRKYSFSKIISLDRIVPVGPNPIHNDVPTLPNPNGPPPKKYYSFSNDIGLDRTVPSGPNPIHNGLPPPPPPPNGPPPKKYSFSKIIGLDRIVPVGPNPIHNDVPTLPNPNGPPPRKYSFSKIKGLDRIVPVGPNPIHNDVPMLPNPNGPPPRKYSFSKIISLDRIVPVGPNPIHNDVPTLPNPNGPPPRK; the protein is encoded by the coding sequence ATGAAATTCACTCAACTTTTGTTTCATATCAttgtttgcttcttttttttgtcACTTGTTTACGACACTATAGATGCTACTAAAATTAATAATCCTGAGGTAGGTTTCAACCATGATTTTTTAGTTGGTCTCGACCATGAAGTTCCATCTGGTCCAAATCCAATCGGTAATAGAAGTCCTCCTCCTACAAGATactctttttcaaaagataTACGTCTCGACCGTACCGTTCCAAGTGGTCCAAATCCAATCCATAATGGATTGTCGCCGCCGCCACCACCAAATGGACCTCCTCCCAGAAAATACTCTTTCTCAAAGATTATAAGTCTCGACCGTATCGTTCCAGTTGGTCCAAATCCAATTCATAATGACGTGCCAACGCTGCCAAATCCAAATGGACCTCCTCCCAAAAAATACTACTCTTTCTCAAACGATATAGGTCTTGACCGTACCGTTCCAAGTGGTCCAAATCCAATCCATAATGGATtgccgccgccgccgccgccgccaAATGGACCTCCTCCCAAAAAATACTCTTTCTCAAAGATTATAGGTCTCGACCGTATCGTTCCAGTTGGTCCAAATCCAATTCATAATGACGTGCCGACGCTGCCAAATCCAAATGGACCTCCTCCCAGAAAATACTCTTTCTCAAAGATTAAAGGTCTCGACCGTATCGTTCCAGTTGGTCCAAATCCAATTCATAATGACGTGCCAATGCTGCCAAATCCAAATGGACCTCCTCCCAGAAAATACTCTTTCTCAAAAATTATAAGTCTCGACCGTATCGTTCCAGTTGGTCCAAATCCAATTCATAATGACGTGCCGACGCTGCCAAATCCAAATGGACCTCCTCCCAGAAaataa